The Thermus brockianus genome window below encodes:
- a CDS encoding PAS domain S-box protein → MRLSEPWKITFAYIFLSLAWVLGSDRLLLALNPSPETLTLWQSAKGVVFVFLSGGLILLLTRGLENLWRRSVRSLEAWERRFRAMVEHSRELIYLLDAKGYIRYASPNVEQVLNYDPLGYTRQDLFVLDFVHPEDRPYAEAALEDLLRHPGEVREYRFRILDGWGRVRTVQVWGKNLLGDPAIEGIVLNIQDETELEEERARLKGILEALPGEVYQARVAEGQDPAYAPLLYAAPRQAETLLGYPAQRLLEDPAFYFTQVHPEDRTPLMDTVRRAVAEPGVVQVCTYRFWHGGQQAWVWLRDTLVFDRATRLLTGYTYDVSQEVAQEERFRLLFQAHPLPMWVYDRETYRFLEVNEAAVRKYGYAREEFLSMTILHIRPEGERPRLLEDLKRPREPYQVSGPWTHRLKDGREIQVEIHSHTLEYAGRPAVLVVAVDVTEKLKAEATQRLLQKALEAAHEAVVLTDKDGRITWVNPAFTRLTGYTPEEALGQNPRILKSGRHPREFYQHLWATILAGQVWEGELINRRKDGTLYTEHMTITPVLEEGQVAHFIAFKRDVTEEKAKEQALRESEALFRTLAETAPALILLWQLENPEDPGSARLAFANPMATEITGYSQEELAARPIWEFVHPADREMVQKRGLARLRGETPPGRYAFRILTRGGEVRWLDYSAARVEIGGRPAILGVGLDITEAKEKELALEAFARVSLALRKSENLKEMMESALDAALATLEAPVGSILLYDQDTGRLEEAASRGWLSAIPTPPTLAREGMVARAFQGEVVVSQDLKNDPRVRPEARPLVPEGFSGVVVPILAGTEPVGALTLAWPHPRTPTPAEVERAQLMAEAMGNAVRRASLRRKLAQRVEHLEALRAIDQAIAASLDLTPTLQVFLNQVMRLPLDAAAFFLYRPRERTLELVELRGFLTPKRLWSKTTLLGQGHVGRAALRGQPVHVGDLALDPGALPDLTLKEGFVSERVYPLFAKGRLLGALAVFTRKPWDLSPEQEEFLEALVGQGAVALDNALTFQELQRSQRELEAAYDLTLWGWAKAVELRDQETAGHTERVTELTLRLARALGVPEEDLDDLRRGAILHDVGKIAIPDAILLKPGPLTEEEWQEMRKHPVYAYEWLSGIPFLKKALEIPYAHHERWDGSGYPRGLKGSEIPLSARIFAVVDVYDALTSDRPYRKAWPREKALAYLQEQAGKQFDPEVVAAFLRLMAEEGPESTP, encoded by the coding sequence GTGAGGCTTAGCGAGCCTTGGAAAATCACTTTCGCCTATATCTTCCTCTCCTTGGCCTGGGTTTTGGGAAGCGACCGGCTCCTCCTTGCCCTCAACCCTTCCCCAGAAACCCTTACCCTTTGGCAAAGCGCCAAGGGCGTGGTCTTTGTCTTCCTCTCTGGCGGGCTCATCCTCCTCCTGACCCGAGGCCTGGAGAACCTGTGGCGGAGGAGTGTCCGGTCCTTGGAGGCCTGGGAGCGCCGCTTCCGCGCCATGGTGGAGCATAGCCGCGAGCTCATCTACCTCCTGGATGCCAAGGGGTACATCCGCTACGCCTCCCCCAACGTGGAACAGGTACTGAACTATGACCCCCTGGGCTACACCCGCCAGGACCTCTTCGTCCTAGACTTCGTCCACCCGGAGGACCGCCCCTATGCCGAGGCGGCCTTGGAAGACCTCCTCCGCCACCCAGGGGAGGTGCGGGAGTACCGGTTCCGTATCCTGGACGGCTGGGGCAGGGTGCGGACGGTGCAGGTCTGGGGGAAAAACCTCTTGGGAGACCCCGCTATTGAAGGTATCGTCCTCAACATCCAGGACGAGACCGAGCTGGAGGAGGAGCGGGCCAGGCTCAAAGGCATCTTGGAAGCTCTTCCGGGGGAGGTGTACCAGGCCCGGGTGGCCGAAGGCCAAGACCCCGCCTACGCCCCCCTGCTCTACGCCGCCCCTCGCCAGGCGGAAACCCTCCTGGGCTACCCCGCCCAGAGGCTTTTGGAAGACCCCGCCTTCTACTTCACCCAGGTCCACCCCGAGGACCGAACCCCCCTGATGGACACCGTGCGCCGAGCGGTGGCCGAACCCGGGGTGGTGCAGGTCTGCACCTACCGCTTCTGGCACGGGGGGCAACAAGCCTGGGTCTGGCTCCGGGATACCCTGGTCTTTGACCGGGCAACCCGCCTCCTCACGGGCTACACCTACGACGTGAGCCAGGAGGTGGCCCAGGAGGAGCGCTTCCGCCTCCTCTTCCAGGCCCACCCCCTGCCCATGTGGGTATACGACCGGGAAACCTACCGTTTCCTGGAGGTGAACGAGGCGGCGGTGCGGAAGTACGGCTACGCCCGGGAGGAGTTTCTCTCCATGACCATCCTGCACATCCGTCCAGAAGGAGAGCGCCCCCGGCTCCTAGAAGACCTCAAGCGCCCTCGGGAACCCTACCAGGTTTCCGGTCCCTGGACCCACCGCCTGAAGGACGGGCGGGAGATCCAGGTGGAAATCCACTCCCACACCCTGGAGTACGCTGGCCGCCCGGCGGTCCTGGTGGTGGCCGTGGACGTCACGGAAAAGCTGAAGGCCGAAGCCACCCAAAGGCTTTTGCAGAAGGCCCTCGAGGCCGCCCACGAGGCCGTGGTCCTCACGGATAAGGACGGGCGCATCACCTGGGTCAACCCCGCCTTCACCCGCCTCACCGGCTACACCCCCGAGGAGGCCCTGGGCCAGAACCCCCGCATCCTCAAGTCGGGCCGCCATCCCCGGGAGTTCTACCAACACCTGTGGGCCACCATCCTAGCGGGCCAGGTGTGGGAGGGGGAACTCATCAACCGCCGTAAGGACGGGACCCTCTACACCGAGCACATGACCATCACTCCGGTCCTGGAGGAAGGCCAGGTGGCCCACTTCATCGCCTTCAAGCGGGACGTCACCGAAGAGAAGGCCAAGGAGCAAGCCCTGCGCGAGTCCGAGGCCCTTTTCCGCACCCTAGCCGAGACCGCCCCCGCCCTCATCCTCCTCTGGCAACTGGAAAACCCCGAGGACCCGGGAAGCGCCCGCCTCGCCTTCGCCAACCCGATGGCCACGGAAATCACCGGCTATTCCCAGGAGGAATTGGCCGCCCGGCCCATCTGGGAGTTCGTCCACCCCGCCGACCGGGAGATGGTGCAAAAGCGGGGCCTGGCCCGCCTAAGGGGGGAAACGCCCCCGGGACGCTACGCCTTCCGCATCCTGACCCGAGGGGGAGAGGTGCGCTGGCTAGACTACTCCGCCGCCCGGGTGGAAATCGGGGGCAGGCCCGCCATTCTGGGCGTGGGCTTGGACATCACCGAGGCTAAGGAGAAGGAGCTGGCCCTGGAGGCCTTCGCCCGGGTAAGCCTCGCCCTGCGCAAAAGCGAAAACCTCAAGGAGATGATGGAAAGCGCTCTGGACGCCGCCTTGGCCACCCTGGAAGCCCCCGTGGGGAGCATTCTCCTCTACGACCAGGACACGGGCCGCCTGGAGGAGGCGGCAAGCCGGGGGTGGCTGAGCGCCATCCCCACGCCGCCCACCCTTGCGAGGGAGGGCATGGTGGCCCGGGCCTTCCAGGGGGAAGTGGTGGTGAGCCAGGACCTGAAAAACGATCCTCGGGTGCGGCCAGAAGCCAGGCCCTTGGTACCGGAGGGCTTTAGCGGGGTGGTGGTACCCATCCTGGCAGGGACGGAACCCGTGGGCGCCCTAACCCTGGCCTGGCCCCACCCCCGCACCCCCACCCCGGCGGAGGTGGAGCGAGCCCAGCTTATGGCCGAGGCCATGGGCAACGCCGTGCGGCGCGCCAGCCTGCGTAGAAAACTGGCCCAAAGGGTAGAGCATCTGGAGGCCCTCCGGGCCATTGACCAGGCCATCGCCGCCTCCTTGGACCTCACCCCCACCCTGCAGGTCTTTTTGAACCAGGTGATGCGCCTCCCCCTGGATGCCGCCGCCTTCTTCCTGTATCGCCCCCGGGAACGGACGCTGGAACTCGTAGAGCTTCGGGGCTTCCTTACCCCCAAACGGCTCTGGTCCAAAACCACCCTTTTGGGCCAGGGCCACGTGGGGCGGGCCGCCTTGCGGGGCCAGCCGGTGCACGTGGGCGACCTAGCCCTAGACCCCGGGGCCCTTCCCGACCTTACCCTTAAAGAGGGGTTTGTATCCGAGCGGGTCTATCCCCTTTTTGCCAAGGGTAGGCTTCTGGGGGCGCTGGCCGTCTTCACCCGCAAACCCTGGGACCTCTCTCCAGAGCAAGAAGAGTTCTTGGAGGCTTTGGTGGGCCAAGGGGCTGTGGCGCTGGACAACGCCCTCACCTTTCAAGAGCTCCAAAGAAGCCAGCGGGAGCTGGAAGCCGCCTACGACCTCACCCTCTGGGGCTGGGCTAAAGCGGTGGAACTGCGCGACCAGGAAACCGCCGGCCACACGGAACGGGTCACGGAACTCACCCTACGCCTCGCCCGCGCCCTAGGGGTGCCCGAGGAGGACCTGGACGACCTGAGGCGGGGTGCCATCCTGCACGATGTGGGCAAGATCGCCATCCCCGACGCCATCCTCCTGAAACCAGGCCCCCTCACGGAGGAGGAGTGGCAGGAGATGCGGAAACACCCGGTCTACGCCTACGAGTGGCTTTCCGGCATCCCCTTCCTCAAGAAGGCCCTGGAGATCCCCTACGCCCACCACGAGCGCTGGGACGGCTCCGGGTATCCCCGGGGGCTAAAGGGCTCGGAGATTCCCCTTTCCGCCCGCATCTTCGCCGTGGTAGACGTGTACGACGCCTTAACCTCCGACCGGCCGTACCGCAAGGCTTGGCCCCGGGAAAAGGCCTTGGCCTACCTGCAGGAACAAGCGGGCAAGCAGTTTGACCCCGAAGTGGTGGCAGCCTTCCTCCGGCTCATGGCGGAGGAAGGCCCCGAGTCCACCCCCTAG
- a CDS encoding metal-sulfur cluster assembly factor, protein MTLEEQAWNLLKAVYDPELGLDVVNLGLIYELKVEPPRALVRMTLTTPGCPLHDSLGEAVRRALSFLPGVEEVAVELTFDPPWTPARLSPEARRLLGWD, encoded by the coding sequence ATGACGCTGGAAGAACAGGCATGGAACCTGCTCAAAGCGGTCTACGATCCCGAGCTGGGCCTGGATGTGGTCAATCTCGGGCTCATCTACGAGCTTAAGGTGGAGCCTCCCCGGGCCTTGGTGCGCATGACCCTCACTACCCCGGGTTGCCCCTTGCACGACAGCCTGGGGGAAGCGGTGCGGCGGGCCTTGTCCTTCCTGCCCGGGGTGGAAGAGGTGGCGGTGGAGCTCACCTTTGACCCCCCCTGGACCCCGGCCAGGCTTTCCCCCGAGGCCCGGCGGCTTTTGGGCTGGGACTAG
- a CDS encoding protoglobin domain-containing protein — MKPVEVGVETLALELPPLPEEVFQDLLAFGGLTEEAKRGMRLDTERLLEGASRFVAEVYEHLSRHPGTARALGWEGRVPEGELYLRRAFFAAWLARTLGVDTSAEFAREVYRAGLWHGGLGPKGAYIPPEYVGLSFAQVGRYVAERVGDVRPWLVYLSAQEEVMRKGFDAALALREGGVSVRFQALGLAYPALPKPLSLRAGSVEEALRKVYTAFPALRDVSLEPLFAEEAVGLWLEPKTLWRLRPRFAVLLNGRDVRYLKGLATLLAEGDTLTLLPPGR, encoded by the coding sequence GTGAAGCCGGTAGAGGTGGGGGTGGAAACCCTTGCGCTAGAGCTACCCCCCTTGCCCGAGGAGGTTTTCCAGGACCTCTTGGCCTTTGGGGGGCTTACCGAGGAGGCCAAGCGGGGCATGCGCCTGGATACGGAGCGGCTTCTGGAGGGGGCTTCCCGCTTCGTGGCCGAGGTTTACGAGCACCTAAGCCGCCACCCCGGCACGGCCAGGGCCTTAGGCTGGGAAGGACGGGTGCCCGAGGGGGAGCTTTACCTTAGGCGGGCTTTTTTCGCCGCCTGGTTGGCGCGCACCCTGGGGGTGGACACTTCGGCGGAGTTCGCCCGGGAGGTCTACCGGGCCGGGCTTTGGCACGGGGGCCTGGGGCCCAAGGGGGCCTACATCCCCCCGGAGTACGTGGGCCTTTCCTTCGCCCAGGTGGGGCGGTACGTGGCGGAAAGGGTGGGGGACGTCCGCCCGTGGCTCGTCTACCTCTCCGCCCAAGAGGAGGTGATGCGCAAAGGCTTTGACGCCGCCCTGGCCCTACGGGAAGGAGGGGTTTCCGTCCGCTTCCAGGCCCTAGGCCTGGCCTACCCCGCCTTGCCCAAGCCCCTTTCCCTGCGGGCGGGTAGCGTGGAGGAGGCCTTGCGCAAGGTGTATACCGCCTTCCCCGCCCTAAGGGACGTTTCCCTAGAGCCCCTCTTTGCCGAGGAGGCGGTGGGGCTTTGGTTGGAGCCCAAAACCCTTTGGCGCCTCCGCCCCCGTTTCGCCGTCCTCTTAAACGGCCGGGACGTGCGCTACCTAAAGGGCCTGGCCACCCTCTTGGCCGAGGGAGATACCCTCACCCTGCTTCCCCCCGGGCGCTAG
- a CDS encoding DUF2249 domain-containing protein, which yields MVRPEMKVAEVLKRWPGLLEVFLEASPAFQKLKNPLLRRTMSNLVTVAQAARVAGLAPEELVARLNQALGVASEAPPPSSLEESLLLTPPPPWLDAPVGFHLDVRPILERGGEPFAHIMAAAKEVGPGKRLVLEVLFEPVPLYRVLGKQGFAAWCEKLGENHFRAHFYRESVGESQQAPPLRSLAEEDWEDYQAEVVVEENLEPPLPMVRVLEALASLRPGEKLLVHHVRRPIHLLARLEEEGHAYALKDLGPGQVKLLIRKGG from the coding sequence ATGGTCCGGCCGGAGATGAAGGTGGCGGAGGTCCTAAAGCGCTGGCCTGGGCTCCTGGAGGTCTTTTTGGAGGCTAGCCCTGCTTTCCAGAAGCTGAAGAACCCTCTCCTGCGCCGGACCATGTCCAACCTGGTCACCGTGGCCCAGGCAGCCAGGGTGGCCGGGCTCGCTCCTGAGGAGCTGGTGGCGCGGCTCAACCAGGCCTTGGGGGTGGCCTCGGAGGCCCCACCGCCTTCCTCCTTGGAGGAAAGCCTCCTTCTTACCCCGCCCCCTCCCTGGCTGGATGCCCCCGTGGGCTTTCACCTGGACGTGCGCCCCATCCTGGAAAGGGGTGGGGAACCGTTTGCCCACATCATGGCCGCCGCTAAGGAGGTGGGTCCCGGAAAGAGGCTCGTGCTGGAGGTTCTTTTTGAGCCCGTGCCCCTTTACCGGGTGTTGGGTAAGCAGGGCTTTGCCGCCTGGTGCGAAAAGCTAGGGGAGAACCACTTCCGCGCCCACTTCTACCGGGAAAGCGTGGGGGAGAGTCAGCAAGCCCCCCCGTTGCGCTCCCTCGCCGAGGAGGATTGGGAAGACTACCAGGCGGAGGTGGTCGTTGAGGAGAACCTCGAGCCTCCCCTGCCGATGGTGCGGGTTTTGGAGGCGCTGGCCTCCTTGAGGCCGGGGGAGAAGCTATTGGTCCACCACGTGCGCCGCCCCATCCATCTCCTCGCCCGTTTGGAGGAGGAAGGGCACGCCTACGCCCTAAAGGACCTGGGTCCGGGCCAGGTGAAGCTCCTCATCCGCAAGGGAGGGTAA
- a CDS encoding DUF2249 domain-containing protein, translating into MELDVRTIPPRERHPRIFGVFDSLKPGQSFVLVNDHDPRPLYYQFQAERPGAFAWEYLEAGPEVWRVRITRQ; encoded by the coding sequence ATGGAGCTGGACGTTCGCACCATACCCCCAAGAGAGCGGCACCCACGGATTTTTGGCGTCTTTGACAGCTTGAAGCCGGGGCAGAGCTTCGTTTTGGTCAACGACCACGACCCCAGGCCCCTTTACTACCAGTTCCAGGCGGAGCGGCCCGGGGCTTTCGCCTGGGAGTACCTCGAGGCCGGGCCGGAGGTGTGGCGGGTTCGGATCACCCGGCAGTAG
- a CDS encoding MFS transporter: protein MIKTLKGTWLKEWDPEDPKRWDPALAWRTLWITTFNLTLSFITWYVVSALVVRLPKSGFPLDTTQLFWLTAMPGLAGGTLRIVWTFLPPILGTRHLVTFSTLLLLVPLLGWGFAVQNPNTPYWVLLLLAFLAGVGGGNFSGFMPSTSYFFPKRLQGTALGLQAGIGNFGVSVVQFVTPWVIGFALSSSLLGSSQTFTPKPGVSQPIWLQNATFVWIPFVLVGAWLAWTFLRSVPVRANFREQLDIFRDKHTWIMTSLYIMTFGSFSGFSAIFPLLIREVYGKFDGAPDPLRYAFLGPLVGSLARVMAGPVTDRFGGAIVTQVAAMGIFLSALLVTLFTRPTSLEQFPFFVLAMLLVFFFSGVGNASTFKQMPMIFPPRQAGGVIGWTAAIGAYGPFIFSTLAAYTQKATGGFTAFFYGLMVFYALNLFLNWYYYARKGAEKPC from the coding sequence ATGATCAAGACCCTCAAAGGCACCTGGCTCAAAGAGTGGGATCCCGAGGATCCCAAGCGCTGGGACCCTGCCTTGGCCTGGCGCACCCTTTGGATCACCACCTTCAACCTCACCCTCTCTTTCATCACCTGGTACGTGGTGAGCGCCCTGGTGGTGCGCCTGCCCAAGTCCGGCTTCCCCTTGGACACGACCCAGCTTTTCTGGCTCACCGCCATGCCGGGGTTGGCGGGAGGGACGTTGCGCATCGTTTGGACCTTCCTACCGCCTATCCTGGGCACCCGGCATCTCGTGACGTTTTCCACCTTGCTCCTCCTTGTGCCGTTATTGGGCTGGGGCTTCGCCGTTCAGAACCCGAATACTCCCTACTGGGTTCTCCTCCTGCTCGCCTTTTTGGCCGGCGTGGGCGGAGGGAACTTTTCCGGCTTCATGCCCTCCACCAGCTACTTCTTCCCCAAACGCCTACAGGGAACGGCCTTGGGCTTGCAGGCGGGGATCGGCAACTTTGGGGTTTCCGTGGTGCAGTTCGTAACCCCTTGGGTCATCGGCTTTGCCCTCTCCAGTTCCCTGCTGGGGAGTTCCCAGACCTTTACCCCTAAGCCTGGCGTCAGCCAGCCCATCTGGTTGCAAAACGCCACGTTTGTTTGGATTCCCTTTGTGCTGGTGGGAGCCTGGCTTGCCTGGACCTTTTTGCGGAGCGTCCCAGTGCGGGCCAACTTCCGCGAGCAGCTGGACATTTTCCGGGATAAGCACACCTGGATCATGACCAGCCTCTACATCATGACCTTCGGTTCCTTCTCGGGCTTTTCCGCCATCTTCCCCCTGCTCATCCGGGAGGTCTACGGGAAGTTTGATGGCGCCCCCGATCCCTTGCGCTATGCCTTCCTTGGGCCCCTGGTGGGTTCCTTGGCCCGGGTGATGGCCGGGCCCGTTACGGACCGCTTCGGCGGGGCCATCGTGACCCAGGTGGCCGCCATGGGCATCTTCCTTTCGGCCCTCCTGGTTACCCTCTTCACCCGCCCTACGTCCTTGGAACAATTCCCTTTCTTTGTGCTGGCCATGCTCCTGGTCTTCTTCTTTAGCGGGGTGGGCAACGCCAGCACCTTTAAGCAGATGCCCATGATCTTCCCCCCCAGGCAGGCGGGTGGGGTGATCGGCTGGACGGCGGCCATCGGCGCTTACGGGCCCTTTATCTTCTCCACACTAGCCGCTTACACCCAAAAGGCCACGGGGGGCTTTACCGCCTTTTTCTACGGCCTCATGGTCTTCTACGCTCTGAACCTCTTCCTGAACTGGTACTACTATGCCCGTAAGGGGGCGGAGAAGCCCTGTTGA
- the narI gene encoding respiratory nitrate reductase subunit gamma, protein MSWNTLLFGVFPYIALTLAVAVTAYRMVYRPFSVSAQSSQLLEQKRLFFGSTAMHWGLVIVLLGHLLALLLPKGLLLWNAVPLRLYLLEITGLGLGLWALVGTYVLLTRRIAVARVRAASTAMDYLVLVLVFLSALTGVLTALLYRYGSYWFPAVMTPYLWSVFTLQPRSELVLDLPFWTKLHVFNFWLLLAVFPFSRLVHIVTVPLGYLVRPWQIVIWVRKLAR, encoded by the coding sequence ATGAGCTGGAACACCCTCCTTTTCGGCGTTTTTCCCTACATCGCCCTCACCTTAGCGGTGGCGGTTACCGCCTACCGCATGGTCTACCGGCCCTTTTCCGTTTCCGCCCAGTCCAGCCAGCTTCTGGAGCAAAAACGCCTCTTCTTCGGCTCCACCGCCATGCACTGGGGGTTGGTCATCGTCCTCTTAGGCCATCTTCTGGCCCTCTTGCTTCCCAAAGGGCTTCTCCTTTGGAACGCTGTCCCCTTGCGGCTTTACCTCTTGGAGATCACCGGACTTGGCCTAGGCCTGTGGGCCCTTGTGGGCACGTACGTCCTCCTCACCCGCCGGATCGCCGTGGCCCGGGTGCGGGCGGCCTCCACCGCCATGGACTATCTCGTCTTGGTTCTGGTCTTCCTCTCCGCCCTCACTGGGGTCCTCACCGCCCTCCTTTACCGCTACGGGAGCTACTGGTTCCCTGCGGTGATGACCCCTTACCTGTGGTCCGTCTTCACCCTTCAGCCTAGGTCCGAACTCGTTCTGGACCTACCCTTTTGGACCAAGCTCCACGTGTTCAACTTCTGGCTCCTGCTCGCTGTCTTCCCCTTCTCTCGGCTCGTGCACATCGTCACGGTTCCCCTGGGGTACCTGGTGCGGCCCTGGCAGATCGTGATCTGGGTTAGGAAGCTGGCGAGGTGA
- a CDS encoding nitrate reductase molybdenum cofactor assembly chaperone, translated as MLNPTLLETLALALDYPVPGRLEELWRRWIECPRGPAKQRLERFLRQVEDLSLGEWEELYTRTLDLTPTTAPYVGYAAYGESYHRGELLAALVRAYRELGLDPGSELPDHLANVLRYLARCQAPLPELLEILPKALSEMERTLRTLDAKNPYLLVLEAVREALQGVLTGR; from the coding sequence ATGCTGAACCCCACCCTGTTGGAAACCCTGGCCCTGGCGTTGGACTACCCGGTGCCGGGGCGGCTGGAGGAGCTTTGGCGCCGGTGGATTGAGTGCCCCAGGGGTCCAGCCAAGCAACGGTTGGAGCGCTTCTTGCGACAGGTGGAGGATCTTTCCTTGGGCGAGTGGGAGGAGCTCTACACCCGGACCCTGGACCTTACCCCCACCACCGCTCCCTATGTGGGCTACGCCGCTTACGGGGAAAGCTACCATCGGGGCGAGCTTTTGGCGGCTTTGGTGCGGGCTTATCGGGAGCTCGGCCTTGACCCGGGGAGCGAGCTTCCCGACCACCTGGCGAATGTCCTCCGCTATTTGGCCCGCTGCCAGGCTCCCTTGCCTGAGCTTTTGGAAATCCTGCCCAAGGCGCTTTCGGAGATGGAACGCACCCTGCGGACCCTGGACGCCAAAAACCCCTACCTTCTGGTCCTCGAGGCTGTCCGGGAGGCCTTGCAAGGGGTCTTGACGGGGAGGTGA
- the narH gene encoding nitrate reductase subunit beta, translating into MKVRAHMSMLFHLDKCIGCHTCSIACKNLWTDRKGAEYMWWNNVETRPGAGYPTGWEDQERFKGGWAYKDGHLDLRLHSRAQGLFRLFFNPALPSLDDYYEPYTFRYSDLFTAPESEYQPTAIPVSMITGEPMTPEAGPNWDDDLGGSPLYAQNDPNLKALDPEVRAQLQEIEGVVFQYLPRICNHCLNPACVAACPSGAIYKRAEDGVVLVNENKCKAWRMCVAACPYKKVYYNWATGKSEKCILCFPRLETGQAPACAHSCVGRIRYMGVLLYDADRIPEAAMVPDEDLVASQLSLILDPFDPEVIAAARDEGIDEGWIKAAQNSPIYKFVKVWGLALPLHPEYRTLAMMFYVPPLSPVVATVEKALRASQGNGGLVRLDLPETDLDFELYAGLEKARMPVKYLANLFAAGNEALILPILKKMLAVRILKRQESLEGRPTEKALKVLADAGLSLEEAEAIYRLTTLPTLEERFVLPPYHREMAAEVWNDPLAAKGEVGFGYIQPPVRGE; encoded by the coding sequence ATGAAGGTTAGAGCCCACATGTCCATGCTCTTCCACCTGGACAAGTGCATCGGCTGCCACACCTGCTCCATCGCCTGCAAAAACCTTTGGACCGACCGCAAGGGCGCGGAGTACATGTGGTGGAACAACGTGGAAACGCGGCCTGGGGCTGGCTACCCCACGGGCTGGGAGGACCAGGAGCGCTTCAAGGGGGGGTGGGCGTACAAGGACGGCCATCTGGACCTTAGGCTCCACTCCCGCGCCCAGGGCCTTTTCCGCCTCTTCTTCAACCCCGCCCTGCCTTCCTTGGACGACTACTACGAACCCTACACCTTCCGCTATTCCGACCTTTTCACCGCTCCTGAAAGCGAGTACCAGCCCACGGCCATCCCCGTGTCCATGATCACCGGAGAGCCCATGACCCCGGAGGCGGGGCCCAACTGGGACGACGACCTGGGGGGAAGCCCTCTCTACGCCCAAAACGACCCCAACCTAAAGGCCCTAGACCCCGAGGTACGGGCGCAGCTTCAGGAGATTGAGGGGGTGGTCTTCCAGTACCTGCCCCGGATCTGCAACCACTGCCTGAACCCCGCCTGCGTGGCCGCTTGCCCCAGCGGAGCTATCTACAAGCGGGCCGAGGACGGCGTGGTCCTGGTCAACGAGAACAAGTGCAAGGCCTGGCGGATGTGCGTGGCCGCTTGCCCCTACAAGAAGGTCTACTACAACTGGGCCACGGGCAAGAGCGAGAAGTGCATCCTTTGCTTTCCCCGGCTGGAAACCGGCCAGGCCCCGGCCTGCGCCCACTCCTGCGTGGGGCGGATCCGCTACATGGGGGTCTTGCTTTACGATGCCGACCGCATCCCCGAGGCGGCCATGGTGCCGGACGAGGACCTGGTGGCCTCTCAACTCTCCCTCATCCTGGATCCCTTTGACCCCGAGGTTATCGCCGCCGCACGGGACGAAGGGATAGACGAAGGCTGGATCAAGGCGGCCCAGAATTCGCCCATCTACAAGTTCGTCAAGGTATGGGGGCTCGCTTTGCCCCTCCACCCCGAGTACCGCACCCTGGCCATGATGTTCTACGTTCCCCCCCTCTCCCCGGTGGTGGCCACGGTGGAGAAGGCCCTGCGGGCGAGCCAGGGTAACGGGGGCCTGGTGCGGCTGGACCTGCCCGAAACCGACCTGGACTTTGAACTTTACGCCGGTTTGGAAAAGGCCCGCATGCCCGTGAAGTACCTGGCGAACCTCTTCGCCGCTGGGAACGAGGCCCTCATCCTTCCCATCCTCAAAAAGATGCTGGCGGTGCGCATCCTGAAGCGGCAGGAGAGCCTCGAGGGCCGCCCCACGGAAAAGGCCCTGAAGGTTTTGGCGGATGCGGGGCTTTCCCTAGAGGAGGCCGAGGCCATCTACCGCCTCACCACCTTGCCCACCTTGGAGGAGCGGTTCGTTCTGCCCCCTTACCACCGGGAGATGGCCGCCGAGGTGTGGAACGACCCCCTGGCCGCCAAGGGCGAGGTGGGCTTTGGCTACATCCAGCCGCCCGTGCGGGGGGAGTAG